The following proteins are encoded in a genomic region of Entelurus aequoreus isolate RoL-2023_Sb linkage group LG01, RoL_Eaeq_v1.1, whole genome shotgun sequence:
- the LOC133646406 gene encoding ammonium transporter Rh type B-like codes for MNAATSLRVRLPALVLVLQAIILALYAVFVTYDDSTDARLQNNQTDPMDNALYRDYPYFADVQVMIFVGFGCLLAFCRFYGFSGMVFNFLTATFAIQWAIVIQGFFQFYHHGQIHLGVLNLLYAEFACAVVLISFGAVLGKTSPVQLLVMALLEIPVFSAVEWAVLKYIRINDAGGSILIHLFACYFGLGVTFVLYRPALRDGHAKEVTSYHSDILSVLGTLFLWVFWPSFNSALTLKGDDQHRAILHTFIGLSSSTLTAFALSAVFNKRGKLTMADIQNVTLAGGVTVGASVDMMISPSAAYALGIMGCTACFLGYKYLSPFLARHMKIQDQCGIHNLHGLTGLISSTAGICAILMATEERYGPSMYQIFSHRAPPDGDPKLLELQQLIPGLKPGLGRTAQEQALYQVAAIFSTIAASTVGGLLTGLVLKLPCLASPADEDCFDDEVFFDLPSDVSQVKMIKP; via the coding sequence ATGAACGCTGCGACAAGTTTACGAGTGCGTCTGCCGGCGTTGGTGCTGGTGCTGCAGGCAATCATCCTGGCTCTTTACGCCGTCTTTGTCACCTACGATGACAGCACCGACGCCCGGCTGCAAAACAACCAGACCGACCCCATGGACAACGCCCTGTACCGCGACTATCCCTACTTTGCCGACGTCCAGGTGATGATCTTCGTGGGGTTCGGCTGCCTGCTGGCCTTCTGCCGATTCTACGGCTTCAGCGGGATGGTCTTCAACTTTCTCACGGCCACCTTCGCCATCCAGTGGGCCATCGTCATACAAGGGTTCTTCCAGTTCTACCACCACGGACAGATTCACCTGGGCGTCCTCAACCTGCTGTACGCGGAATTTGCCTGCGCCGTGGTGCTCATCTCCTTCGGGGCCGTGCTGGGGAAGACCAGTCCGGTGCAGCTCCTGGTGATGGCCTTGCTGGAGATCCCTGTGTTTTCGGCGGTGGAGTGGGCCGTGTTGAAGTACATCCGGATCAACGACGCAGGCGGCAGCATTCTGATTCACCTGTTTGCCTGCTACTTCGGTCTGGGGGTGACGTTCGTGCTGTACCGGCCGGCCTTGAGGGACGGACACGCCAAAGAAGTCACCAGTTACCATTCCGACATCCTCTCAGTGTTGGGGACCTTGTTCCTGTGGGTGTTCTGGCCCTCGTTCAACTCCGCCCTCACCCTTAAAGGCGACGACCAACACAGAGCCATCCTGCACACCTTTATCGGTCTGAGTTCGTCCACTTTGACTGCTTTCGCTCTCTCCGCCGTCTTTAATAAGCGAGGCAAGCTCACAATGGCCGACATCCAGAACGTGACGCTGGCAGGTGGCGTGACAGTCGGGGCGTCAGTGGACATGATGATTTCTCCGTCGGCCGCCTACGCTTTGGGGATTATGGGCTGCACGGCTTGTTTCTTGGGATACAAGTACCTCAGCCCCTTTCTGGCACGCCACATGAAGATCCAGGACCAATGCGGCATTCACAATCTGCACGGACTCACCGGCCTCATTTCCTCCACGGCGGGGATCTGCGCCATCCTGATGGCCACGGAGGAGAGGTACGGTCCCAGCATGTACCAGATCTTCTCCCACCGGGCTCCACCGGATGGAGATCCAAAGCTCCTGGAGCTGCAGCAGCTGATTCCTGGACTGAAGCCCGGCTTGGGGCGCACGGCGCAGGAGCAGGCTCTGTACCAGGTGGCGGCCATCTTCAGCACCATTGCAGCTTCTACTGTCGGTGGGCTGCTGACCGGTCTGGTCTTGAAGCTGCCATGCTTGGCTTCTCCAGCGGACGAGGACTGTTTCGATGATGAAGTCTTCTTTGATTTGCCTTCAGACGTTAGTCAGGTTAAAATGATAAAGCCATGA